One genomic window of Campylobacter curvus includes the following:
- a CDS encoding Cj0814 family flagellar-dependent secreted protein, producing the protein MEILNSTQTAFADISVTYNKVKNNIARDVNDSVLGYKIDKDGYFTSEFNKAAGIPDDYKIHSDTIKSFVTVRTNKNTLYTAFKEIDIAKIVGNAYKLLTQLVDENTLNSKEGFTTDEISKFTQGYEYDKKTLKITKKYDTINAYMSARSDFDPRMAQNKDKTMTTTFYNRSTINYYTNGNKLKPSTDIFDSENGGKEKFGPYGLAFNTSRERYTNDDGSVTKGGLLIGILNSNYNATEGKPTYIGYMNSCDKNMSGDEYRKQIELWLLNHDPDRVSDEEFNALSEPMKEFIKFHRTFDNINQRAKSTSKKEEADTPKDPLQILFEQMDKDFKEMLKKLQERAQKARLEQRKAMQQNLDTQTIKSTTQTSKDTLNEMLEFLSKMSKQRGVNLDINEVKTAFINLTDSYKFSNKTIDVKA; encoded by the coding sequence ATGGAAATTTTAAACAGTACGCAAACTGCTTTTGCAGACATATCGGTGACCTATAATAAAGTCAAAAATAATATCGCTCGTGATGTCAATGATAGTGTTCTAGGCTACAAGATCGATAAGGACGGCTACTTTACGAGCGAATTCAATAAAGCCGCGGGCATACCAGATGATTACAAAATTCACTCTGATACAATTAAATCTTTCGTTACCGTAAGGACAAATAAAAATACTCTTTATACTGCTTTTAAAGAAATAGATATTGCAAAGATAGTTGGCAACGCATATAAGCTATTAACCCAACTTGTAGATGAAAATACTCTAAATTCAAAAGAGGGCTTTACGACAGACGAGATCTCAAAATTTACACAAGGCTACGAATACGATAAAAAGACGTTAAAAATCACCAAAAAATATGACACCATAAATGCCTATATGTCTGCTCGCTCGGACTTTGACCCTAGGATGGCGCAAAACAAAGACAAGACTATGACTACCACTTTTTACAACCGCTCAACAATCAATTATTATACAAATGGCAATAAGCTAAAACCATCGACTGATATATTTGATAGCGAAAATGGCGGTAAGGAGAAATTTGGTCCATACGGACTTGCATTTAACACCTCACGTGAAAGATACACGAATGACGATGGCTCTGTTACGAAAGGTGGGCTTTTAATTGGTATCTTGAATTCAAATTATAATGCAACCGAAGGAAAGCCAACATATATAGGATATATGAATTCGTGCGATAAAAATATGAGCGGTGATGAATATAGAAAGCAAATAGAGCTTTGGCTTTTAAATCATGACCCTGATAGAGTTTCAGATGAAGAGTTTAATGCGCTAAGCGAGCCAATGAAAGAATTTATAAAATTTCATCGCACATTTGATAATATCAATCAAAGAGCTAAAAGTACATCTAAAAAAGAGGAAGCGGACACTCCAAAAGACCCTTTGCAAATTTTATTTGAGCAAATGGATAAGGATTTTAAAGAGATGCTCAAAAAGCTGCAAGAAAGAGCCCAAAAAGCAAGGCTAGAACAGCGAAAAGCTATGCAGCAAAATTTAGATACGCAAACCATCAAAAGCACAACTCAAACTTCAAAAGACACACTAAATGAAATGCTTGAATTTCTAAGCAAAATGTCAAAGCAGCGTGGCGTAAATTTAGACATAAACGAAGTAAAAACGGCGTTTATAAATTTAACTGACAGCTATAAATTTAGCAATAAAACGATCGATGTCAAAGCGTAA